The sequence GATAGAGCCTATCGTGTGATGCAGGAATTGTATAAAATGAAACGCATTGACATAGCTGCACTGAGAGAAGCGTACAAGGGATAAGATAAAAATGCTTTTTTCTCGCCGTTTATTCGGATAAAGAGCGCTAAACAAAACTAATCTTTAGTTTTGTTTAGCGCTCTTTATTTACTTCTCTTTGCAAACGGTTGATATGCAATCCCACGACTTTCGCACCAATGAATGATTTCAGGAGAAAAAATAATATCAGTTGTTGTAAGCTCAGCTGTGGTTTTCTTTCCTAGTAATGTATACAACATTTTAAGTTCATCTTCCCATTGCTTAACAAGTGCAATCGTTTTATCAAGACCATGTGTCATTAGCTGATTTAAGATAGTCCCAGCTATACCAACACTTTTAGCACCTAAACTCAGTGCTTTGACAATATCTAGTGATTGCCGAACGCCACCAGAGGCTAAAACGTCAAGGTCACGATGCCAATTCGCCGCTTCCAAGAGTGAGAGGACCGTTGATTGCCCCCAATCAGTTAAAAAGCCAAGCTCTCGTTTCTTACGCCGTGCATTTTCAATTTGGGTAAAACTTGTTCCGCCTTGGCCACTCACATCAACTGCTTTGACACCGCGCCGAACTAATTGTTCAATCGTCTCACTACTCATGCCAAAACCAACTTCTTTGACAACAACTGGAACAGACAGTTGAGACGCAATATCTTCAATAGTATCTAGCCAACCATGAAAATCACGATCTCCTTCTGGCATTACCAGTTCTTGAGGAACATTCACATGAATTTGGAGTCCATCAGCATGAAAAAGTTCGACAGCTCTTTTGGCTTCTTCTAAAGAAAGTCCGGCGCCAATATTCGCGAAAATCACGCCTTCAGGATTTTCTTTGCGCATGATTTGGTAAGTTTCTGCTACGTCAGGATTTTTCAAAGCAGCGTTAACAGATCCTGTTGCCACCATGATACCCGTTTCTCTAGCTATGATGCCTAATTGCTGATTGATTTCTTTCGCACGATCACTACCGCCGGTCATAGCATTGATATAAAACGGCTGTTTGAAAGAGAAATCAAGAAAAGATGTTGAAATATCAACGTCATCCAGTGCTACTTCGGAAAATGAATGATGAACAAAACGGATTTGGTCGAAGTCATTGGTTTTATCTTTATGAAAGGCTTTTGCCAAAGAGATATGTTCATCTTTTCGATTCATCTTTTTCCTGCTTTCCGTAAAAATATACATGTAATGGTAAAGGCGTGATGCCTTCTTTTTCCCAAGAGCTCATTAAAGGTAAGATACCAGATTTTTGTTTAAATAAGACAATGCCGCAATCGCCGCCACCTGCGCCAGAGGATTTCGCTGCACCACCACAAGTTTGTGCTAAATTACATAATTTTTTTAGGGCAGGAGTTTCGATCATAACACCTGTGATCGATGTTAGTTGTTGGAGTAATTGCCGGTTTTTCCGGATTTGTGTTTGGATCAATGTGATATTTTCTGTCTGAAAGCCTGTGATCATCGTTTCGACACACGATTTACTTTCATCTAAAAATTGCTGATAGGCTGTTTCTTGGACTTCTTTTGATTGGTTGACTTGATCGACTAAATCAGATGTAGAAGCAGGACTTCCCGTCCAGCCAATCAGCAGCCGTAGTTTTTTGGGAACTGTCAGTGTTTGGATCATTAATTTTGGCCATGCTGCTTGAAGTAATGCAGTCAGTGTTTGTTTTTGAGCCTGATCATTAACCCACTGATGATCGAAAGTTGAAAAGGCGATCCAACCGCCGTAACAGCTTGCTGCGATATCTCCGCAAGAGCCATTTCCTTGAACCTCTAAATGAGCTAGTGCGGAAAGTTTGAATATTTCTTCTTCAGTTAACTCTAAGCCGTAAAAAAGACCCAACGCTTTTACAGTTGCAACAGTTACAGCACCACTGGAGCCTAAGCCATATTTTCGTCCGTTTGAATTGTCTAATTCACTAGTGACTTTTAAGTGATAGAAAGACAACTCTTTATGTTGTTCTTGCGCATATTTTTCAGTTAAGCGAATTGCTGCCAATACATAGTGAAAGGGATTTTCCCGAATATCTAAAACGAGTTCGTTATTTCTTCTTGTCCAACGTACAGGTAATGAACTGTATTGGGCAGACTGAATACTACCGACATTTTCAGCTGATTCAAGCGTGACCGTTACAAATTGATCCACTGCAACGATGATTGCTGGATGTCCTGGTTCAACAACGGCATATTCTCCAGCAATAAATAACTTACCAGGTGTGGAAACTTCTATCATAAATCTTCCGACCTTTCTATAGGAATTGCTTCAATTCCGGGTCCTGCAAAAGCCGTAATCAGCTTTTGCTCAGGCAAATATTCTGCTAAAAAGTTCTTTAAAGCAGTCAGATTTTTCTTTTCTACTAAAATTTTAACATTCGGTCCAGCATCCATTGTAAAGTAGCAAGGTAGACCGGCTTGTCTGGCTGAACGGACTAACTGCATAACGTTAAGACTTTCTGGTGACCAGTAAGTAAACGGTGGTACGGCAGCTAAGGTAGTACCATGCATGCGCAAACCATTTGCTTCAGCGACTTCCCCTAATTTGTTAAAGTCTCTTTCCTTAATTGCTTCTTTGGCTATTGCTAAATCTGCTTCGACATTTTCTAACCAACCAGAGTAAAAACTTGATGTTTCAACGGTTCGTTTCATACCATCACGGCTGGAAATATCTTTCACTCCATCATCAACTAAAACGAATAACATCGCTAACTCGTTTTCCCAGCCCTCAGAAGGAATCGCTTTTGCAAATGAGGTTTGATCAGAGTCGCCTTTTTGCCATTCAGCAAATCCACCAAAAATACTGCGGCAGGCAGATCCAGAACCACGTCTAGCTAAACGAGATAGTTCTGTCTCAGTTAACTGCAAATCTAATGCTTCACTACAAGCACCAGCGAGAGCCGCTAAACCGCTAGCGGAAGAAGCTAAACCAGCTGCAGTCGGGACAAAGTTTTGACTGTCGACTCTTGCAAATAATGATAGATTTTGCTGTTGGCGAATGAGATCTAAGAATTTAGAAATTTTTGCTGTTTGCTTAGAATCTTGTTTTTTTCCATCTAAAACGAAGAGATCTTCTGTTAATGATTTATCGAAATAGACACTAGTTTCAGTATAAAAAGCATCCAATGTTAAAGAAAGACTGCTATTCATAGGCAATATCAAGCGTTCATCTTTTTTTCCCCAATATTTGATCAACGCAATATTTGTATAAGCTCTTGCTTTTCCAACATACATTATTTTTTCACTCCTAATGATTGAATCCAAGTGGCAAAAGCTCCAGCAGACTTTAGTGCAGCAGCAATTTTTACTGCTTGTTCTTTAGATTCTGCTAAAGCAATCATACAGCCGCCGCGGCCGCCACCTGTTAATTTTGCGCCTATTGCGCCATGTTCTCTGGCAGTTATAACTAACTGATCTAATTGGTCATTGCTGACAGTAAGTGATTTAAGCTGATCGTGTGCCTGATTCATTACGTTTCCTAATGTATGAACATCGTCTTTAGAAATAGCTTGTTTCGCAAGTTTAGTCAACCGACCTAATTCAGTAATATGTTGTGAGATTTCTTTTTTATTTTGCTCAAAAAGATGAGCTACGTCGCTGACGGCAGCTCTCGTTTGTCCTTTGATTCCAGTGTCAGCAACGATCAAAAAAGCATTGGAAACATTCATTGGGAATGATTCTAATGGATGATTTTTTATGAAAAATAACGGTTCGTTTCCACTAGTTGCAGCTGCATCAATACCACTAGGGTTACCGTGAGCAATTTTTTCAGCTCGATTGACTAAATGGAGCAGTGTTTCTGGTGAACAAGGAACCTCAAAATAATCAAATAAAGCACGAACGATAGAAACAGCAACAGCAGCGCTTGACCCCATACCACGCTCTGCTGGAATTGTACTAGTGATGGTGATTTTAAACGTCATATTTTTCTGGTGAAGTTCAATCAAGGCTTGATTGATGACTTCTTTAACACTTTTTAATTGTGGCGGAACTTCTGAAAGTGCTCCTGAATAATAATGACAATCCAGTATCATGGTACTGTCAGGTTCAACCTTTGTTGAAATGAAGGTTTCCTGAAATGGGATGGCAATTGCAGGTTCGCCGTAAACGACAGAATGTTCACCCATCAGTATAATCTTTCCAGAGGCTTGCCCATGACCAATTTTTTCTTTATTCATTTTAATAAACAGTCCTTTGTTTAAATATCAAGTGTGTGATGATCTAAGTTGCTGCATAAAGAATCATAAAATGAACGCCAAAAATTCAGTCCATTTATTAAGAGTACCATAAACGATTCATACCAGCAAAACGCCTAAAATAGTCATTAGCCCTAGATATATGCAAAAGCTAATAGTGCCTCATGTAATGTGTATAGTTCATAGCGATATATAAGTAATAATTGAAACGATGATCGAAGTAAACAGAATTGGCAAAAATGTGCCACCATTCCTAAGAGTATCGTCCATTGTAAAATCCTATTATTGAATGAGAATTGCTCTCAAGCTACATTAGTTTACCAAAAAAGCTTATGAAATAAAATTTTTAGATTCTATTTAAGGAAAAAATTAACTTCTCATTAATATCTACAAGCAAAAAAAGAAAGAGCGAAGGAAAATAGCTGAAATTTAGCTCCGATTTTTCTGCTTAATTATTCTTCAATAATTAAGCCCAAACCCGCAGCAATCGTAATTGCCTGTTCTTGTGTTACGTTTAATCCTTTGAGTAATTCTTGTGAAAAAGCAATTTTTTCAAAGGTACTTTTTGTTAAATCAAGACCAGCCAATTTTGTATGGAACCAGTTACTTCCAGTCAATGAACAATTATCTAATAATAGATTGTTCCAAGTGACTTCAACAAATTCTGTATCGTTCAAACTGGTTTGTTTAAATTGAACGACTTTTTGATTTGTAGCGCTGAAAGAAGTATAGTCTGCTAAACAATCTTCAAATAAGCAATCTCGTAAATAACTTTCCGCAAAATTTGTTCCAGTTAATTTACATTGACGAAAATGGACTTGATGAAAGCTAGCGCCAATCCACTCTGTATTTGATAGGTCACAATGATCAAAAATCACATTGCTACACTCAAATCGCTCTAAATGATTTCGATTCATAGTCAATTTTTCAAACTGACATTCCCTAAAAACTAAATTTCGGACATCTTGATAACTTAGATCTTGCTCTTTGACAGATAAGCCTTCAATAATAACTTCATCATCTAGAGAAATAAAATCAGTTTCAGTTAGTTTAGGTAATAACGGTGCAACAGGCTTTTTGATTTTCATAAATAAACCCTCCAAATAAGTGTGATTGATGAATGAGGCAAAACTATTCTGTTTCTTTATCTAAATTTTCATTTAATTGATACGCACGATTATAAAATTTTAAGCAGGTTGTTAACACATACGCTCCTAGAAGGCCTAAAAGACTGCCTAAAACAATCCCAATCAAACGATAATTCAGTAAACTGACTAAATATTGATGACGAGCTAGGTTAGCAAGTAGTAATGACATTGGCGTAGTAAAAAAATTTGCAATCGTATAATTTCTTTTGATAAAAAATTCTACAGTCAAAAAGAAAAAGCAAATCAGAAAAATTGTTTCTAGAGAAGTAAAAGAAATACTCAATAAAAGAGCTGCAATCAACAGTCCAATCATTGTCCCTAAGATTCTCTGAATATTTCGATGCATGACTGCTCGTAAATTATCCCCTTGTAAAACTGCAGCACACGAAACGATCATCCAATAAGCATTCGTTAGATGTAAAGACTGACTGATGTAGGTTGCTAAAAATAAAATAGCTGCATAATGTAAAGCATCTAAAAGTGCCGCAGGATCTGTATATAGTCGCTCTTGTAAGGAAACTTTTTTTTCTGGTTCAACGACTTGACCTTCAACAAAGTATAAGATGACGGCCACCACAAGAGAGGTTAAAACACCTAATAAAACATAACTCATCATGATTGGAACTTTTTCCAAAGGAATTTTAGTCCCACTACCCATAGCGGTGACCATGACAATAAAAAAAGCCCCAGGCTTTGCAATTCTATACAACCTAAAAATAATTCTGGCAAAAAAGGAAATCAACGCTATAGCGATTGGAATAACCCAAGGAATATGAGTACTCAAGACACCAATCAGGTTGCCAAAAAGTAAAAATCCACCAACGGAACTTAAACGAATCAGCAGTTCGTTTAATGGAAGAGTTTGATAGTAGAGAAAAGTAAAAATCCCAAGTGAGCCGAAACTTCCAATCAATAAATTATTTGAGAAATAGCCAATAAATAGCGGTACGGCCATACAGATACCGGCACCAATCAAGCGAAAAGGTGCTTTTTGAGGTTTGTGGAATGTAGTTAATTCTTTGAAAAATGATGAACGATGCATCTGATCACTCCTTACTATTGTTATGAAACACGGAAAATATATTTAAAATTAGTTGGTAACTAGATAAGCCAAAGCGAAAAAAAAGATGGCTTACTAGCAGTACGGTCTGTTTCTTCCATTACTAATCTAACATACTTTTTTATAAGAAAACAATCGCTTTTTATCTAATCTGGTTTTACGAGCTAACCTTTCGAAAAAAAAAGAGAAAGCTTGATTGTGGCAAAAGTGCCATTCTCCTACTTTTCTGTCAAAGCTAAACGAGCACGTACCGCTTGTTATGACCATTTCTAAGAAATTGCTTCTAATGAAGGTACAATTTAATGATGTAAGTATTAAAAAAAAATAAGATTATTCTTGATTTTTTAATTTAAAAATTGTAAACTATATCTCAGTACAGTAAATAATTATTAAATTCTGATTTTTCAGAAAATACTTAGGGTCTTTTAGGGAGGAAAAAAGAATGAAGTTAAAGAAGTCATTTGCTTTTGGATTCATCACTTTATTTAGTTTAACACTCGCAGCGTGCGGTAACGGCGGTGGAAATACAGACGATACAGGCAGCTCAAAAGCAGCCGATGGAAAACCAAGCGGAGAGCAAGTATTCCGTGTCAATGTTTTACAAGAAATGCCAAGTGCCGACTTATCAGTAGCGACAGATGTTATCAGCTTCACTGCTTTAAACAATGTATATGAAGGAATCTATCGTTTGAATCTAGATAATAAACCAGAACCTGCTGGAGCAGCTGAAAAAGCTGAAGTCAGCGATGATGGCGTTACGTATAAAATCAAGCTAAACGAAAAATCTAAATGGTCAGACGGAAAACCCGTAAAAGCAGAAGACTATGTCTATGGATGGCAACGTACAGTTGATCCAGCGACGGCTTCAGAATATGCCTACCTTTATGAATCTGTAAAAAATGGTGCGGATATCGCAGCCGGTAAGAAAGACAAAGCGGAACTTGGAATCAAAGCGACAGGTGATTATGAATTAGAAGTTACATTAGAAAAAGCAACGCCTTATTTTGATTACCTATTAGCGTTCCCATCATTCTTCCCACAAAGAAAAGACATCGTGGAAAAATATGGTAAAGAATACGCAGCAAATAGCGATAACTCAGTTTACAACGGCCCGTTTGTCTTAGATGGATTTGATGGAGCAGGAACGGATACTGAATGGTCATATAAGAAAAACAAAGAATATTGGGATGCAGATTCTGTAAAATTGGACGAAGTAAAAACGAATGTTGTGAAAGAAGCACCAACTTCATATAACTTATTCCAAGATGGACAAGCAGATGATGTAACATTAACTGGTGAGTTAGCGCAACAAGCAGCCAATGATCCAGCTCTTGTGATCCAAAAAGAAGCATCGACTCAATATATGGAATTAAATCAAATCGACGAAAATTCACCATATAGAAATGAGAACTTAAGAAAAGCTATTTCTTATTCAATCGACCGTAAATCGTTAGTTGAACAAATCTTAGGTGATGGATCAGTAGAACCTAAAGGGTTAGTTCCAGCAGATATGTCTAAATCTCCAGATGGAAAAGAAGACTTCACGAAAGCGGCAGATGATAAAATTGCTTATGATAAAGAAAAAGCAAAAGAACATTGGGAAAAAGCGAAGAAAGAATTGGGTATCAAAACATTAGATATCGATATCTTATCTTCTGATGCAGATTCATCTAAGAAAACAGTAGAATATATCCAAGGTGCGATCCAAGATACTTTAGAAGGAACAAAAGTAACCGTAAGTCCAGTACCATTTGCTGTTCGTTTAGACCGTTCTAATAAAGGTGACTTTAAAGCAGTTATCGGTGGTTGGGGAGCTGACTACGTAGATCCAAGTAGTTTCTTAGATCTATTCCAAACAGGTGTTCCATATAACCGTGGACATTACAGCAATCCTGAATACGACAAAGCATTAAAAGCTGCGTCAACTACAAATGCTAATGATCCTGAAAAACGTTGGGATAACTTAGTAGATGCAGAGAAAATAATCATGGGCGACATGGGTGTGATTCCTCTTTACCAAAAAGCTGAAGCGCACTTACGTGCTGAAAAAGTGAAAGATGTTGGTTTCCATCCAGCAGGTGCGCAATACGATTACAAATGGACTTATATTTCAGAATAGTCTGAAATAGTTTTCAATAGTAAAAGGACCTTTGCCCTCTTTGAATAAAAAGGCAACGGTCCTCTTGCTATCTTTGCTCATAAAAAGTAAAATAATAAAGAAACAATAGAGACAATCAGTAAAATACCTCCAGTTTCAAGCCAGTAAAGCTGATGTGCTTTGCCAATTTCTGAAAATGGAATGAATTCTTTCGGTTCATTTTTCTTTCTAAAACGAAAATGCATTTTCATAAAACGTTGGAAATTATCAAAAAATCCTGAGGACATAATCCACATGGCTAAGCCGATAATCAGAAAGAATAATGAAACGATGAAGAAGGTATCAGATATAGAACGGATAGTCAGTGACTGTTTTATCAATAGGTAAGTAAAAATACCGATGCTTGAGACCGCTGAGGTAATCAAGGGCCATTTTAAATTTTTCATGTGCTCATCCTTACTTAATTTTCTATCCTTACTTTATCGAAAAATACTGATGAAGTCAAAATAATCTCGGAGGTGTCATTCTTGAACAGTTTTGGAAAATATTTTCTTAAACGGGTCTTCTTCATGATCATCACATTGTGGCTGATCGCAACGATTACGTTTTTCTTAATGCAATTATTACCAGGTACTCCTTATACCAACCAAGAAAAACTTAGTCCAGAAACAATCGCTATGCTGAACAAGCAATCTGGTTTAGATAAGCCAGTGATCGTTCAATATGGAATTTACTTAAAAAATCTTCTAGTTGGTGACTTTGGTATTTCATTCCAATTTAAAAACCAACCAGTAGCAAAACTTTTGGCAGGTCGTATTGGGCCTTCTGTCCAATTAGGCGCACAAGCCATCATCTTTGGTACGCTAGTCGGTATTTTACTAGGGATCATTGCCGCAATGCGCCAAAACACATGGGTGGATACAGTAGCGACGTTAATGGCAATTTTAGGACGTTCGATTCCTAACTTCGTCTTTGCGGTACTACTGCAATATATCTTTGCCATGAAATTAAAAGTGTTGCCAATCGCAATGTGGAATGGATTTGCTTACACGATTCTCCCAACGATTGCTCTGGCAATGAGTCCAATGGCCGATTCCGCCAGGTTTATACGAACCGAGATGGTCGAAGTTTTACATAGTGATTATGTAGAGTTGGCTCGTGCCAAAGGCTTAAGCCGCTGGCAAGTTGCCGTGAGACACGGACTTAGAAACAGTTTGATTCCTTTGATTACATTACTCGGCCCATTAGCCGTTGGTTTGATGACAGGATCTCTAGTTGTTGAAAATATTTTTGCGATCCCAGGTATTGGGGAGCAGTTCGTAAAATCAATCATGACCAATGACTACCCAACAATTATGGCCGTGACGATTTTATATTCTGCTTTGTTAGTATTTGTAATCTTGATCGTTGATTTACTTTATGGATTGATTGATCCAAGAATTCGTGTTTCAGGAGGTGCCAAAGGTTAATGGAAACAGTTGACTTAAATAATGTCCCAGAAAAAATCAAAAACATACCTGCAAATGACTTCCAGCCTTTGGATACATCAACAACCAAGGAACGTGAACGAATTGCAACGCCGTCACTAAGCTTTTTACAAGATTCTTGGCGTCGTTTGAAAAAGAATAAAGCTGCTGTGATTTCCTTGATTCTTTTAGGAATCATCATCTTTATTTCAATTATAACAATTTGGGTGTCACCACATGACCCAACACAACAAAATGTAGCGTACATCAATTTACCACCGCGTATTCCGTTTTTAGATAGTATCAATGGGTTTAACGGTACAGCCAATGTTGCTGGTAAAATGGTAGATAAGTACGCTCAAGCGAACGTTCCTGATAACGTGAATTTCTATCTTGGAACAGATGGCTTAGGCCGTGATGTATTGAGCCGTTTATTCATGGGAACACGTATCTCATTATTGATCGCATTTATCGCAGCTTTACTTGATATTACGATTGGTGTAACATATGGTTTGATTTCAGGACTATTAGGTGGACGTGTCGACACAGTGATGCAACGTATTTTAGAAGTTCTTTCTGGAATCCCTAACCTTGTTGTCATGATCTTGATGCTGACAGTTTTTGATCCAGGTATTTTATCGATCGTTTTAGCGATGGTTATTACTAACTGGATTTCAATGGCCAGAATCGTTCGGGCGCAGACCTTGAAATTAAAAGATCAAGAGTTCGTTTTAGCTGCCCAAACATTAGGTGAATCTCGTTTGAAGATTGCCGTAAAACATATTTTGCCGAATATCTCAAGCGTGATCATCGTTCAAATGATGTTCAGTATCCCGTCGGCCATTTTCTTCGAAGCGTTTCTAAGTTTCATCGGTTTAGGATTAAGACCGCCGACCGCTTCTCTTGGAACATTATTAAATGAAGGATATAAAACGTTCCGTTTCCTTCCATATTTGATGTGGATTCCTGCCGTAACTTTGTCAGTCGTAATGATTTGTTTCAACTTGTTAGCTGACGGACTACGTGATGCCTTCGATCCTAAGATGAAAGAGTAGAGTGAATGACTATGGAAAAAGTATTAGAAGTAAAAGACTTACAGATTTCTTTTGATACGTTTGCTGGAAAAGTAAATGCTATTCGTGGTGTGAGCTTTGAATTGTTCAAAGGGGAAACTCTTGCGATCGTAGGAGAGTCTGGTAGTGGTAAATCAGTAACTACTAGAAGTATCATGCGATTATTGAGCAGCAATGCAAACATTGACAATGGAGAAATTCTGTTTAAAGGTGAAGATATCGTACACAAAACGGAAAAACAAATGCAAACCATTCGTGGGAAAGAAATTGCAATGATTTTCCAAGATCCAATGACCTCATTGGACCCAACAATGCCGATTGGCAAACAAGTTGCTGAATCGTTGATCAAACACAATAAAGTGTCGAAAAAAGAAGGGCTAGATCAAGCATTAGAATTATTAAAATTAGTAGGGATTCCAAACGCTGAAAAACGTTTGAAAAACTACCCTCACCAATTTTCTGGCGGACAACGTCAACGTATCGTCATTGCGATTGCGTTGATTTGTTACCCAGAAGTTTTAATTGCAGATGAGCCGACAACAGCTTTGGATGTTACGATCCAAGCGCAAATTTTAGAATTATTAAAAGACTTACAACAAAAAATCAGCACATCGATTATCTTTATCACCCATGATTTAGGTGTAGTAGCAAACGTGGCTGATCGTGTAGCCGTTATGTATGGCGGACGTTTAGTGGAAGTAGGAACATCAGAAGAGATTTTCTA is a genomic window of Enterococcus haemoperoxidus ATCC BAA-382 containing:
- the opp1D gene encoding oligopeptide ABC transporter ATP-binding protein Opp1D produces the protein MTMEKVLEVKDLQISFDTFAGKVNAIRGVSFELFKGETLAIVGESGSGKSVTTRSIMRLLSSNANIDNGEILFKGEDIVHKTEKQMQTIRGKEIAMIFQDPMTSLDPTMPIGKQVAESLIKHNKVSKKEGLDQALELLKLVGIPNAEKRLKNYPHQFSGGQRQRIVIAIALICYPEVLIADEPTTALDVTIQAQILELLKDLQQKISTSIIFITHDLGVVANVADRVAVMYGGRLVEVGTSEEIFYNPQHPYTWGLLGSMPTMEGTEDKLYAIPGSPPDLLDPPKGDAFYPRNEFAMKIDAEEAPPYFEVSPTHKAATWLLAPQAPKITPPAEIVRRWAIYAERHNTTAGGVK